From Acidothermus cellulolyticus 11B, a single genomic window includes:
- the rnc gene encoding ribonuclease III, with the protein MAKRSVAAETNGAAALEELQQIAGLPLSLALLERAVTHRSYAYENGGLPTNERLEFLGDAVLGLVITDTLYRRFPELPEGQLAKFRSAVVNMRALAEVARSLRLGEFLRLGRGEESTGGRNKSSILADALEALIGAVYVEHGLDGAAEFVHRLFDPLIDRAAALGAGLDWKTSLQELTAAQHLGVPFYDLSERGPDHEKVFTAEVRIGGRVYGTGSGHSKKEAEQRAAQEAWLRIRRSVDGADAMS; encoded by the coding sequence ATGGCGAAGCGCTCCGTGGCGGCGGAGACGAACGGCGCGGCTGCTCTTGAGGAACTTCAGCAGATCGCCGGGTTGCCTTTGAGCCTGGCTCTGCTCGAACGCGCCGTGACCCATCGCTCCTATGCCTACGAGAACGGCGGATTGCCCACCAACGAGCGACTGGAATTTCTCGGCGACGCCGTTCTCGGGCTTGTCATCACCGACACGCTGTACCGCCGGTTCCCTGAGCTTCCGGAAGGCCAGCTGGCGAAATTCCGGTCCGCTGTGGTGAACATGCGGGCCTTGGCCGAGGTGGCCCGCTCGCTTCGCCTCGGCGAATTCCTCCGGCTGGGTCGCGGTGAGGAGTCAACGGGCGGGCGCAACAAGTCGTCCATCCTCGCCGACGCGCTGGAAGCGCTGATCGGAGCGGTGTACGTCGAGCACGGGCTGGACGGCGCCGCGGAATTCGTCCATCGCCTTTTCGATCCCCTGATTGACCGGGCGGCCGCCCTCGGCGCCGGCCTGGATTGGAAGACCTCGTTGCAGGAGCTGACGGCGGCGCAGCACCTCGGCGTCCCGTTCTACGACTTGTCCGAACGCGGCCCCGACCACGAGAAAGTCTTTACCGCCGAGGTGCGGATCGGCGGCCGGGTGTACGGCACGGGCAGCGGACACTCCAAGAAGGAAGCCGAACAACGCGCCGCCCAGGAGGCCTGGTTGCGGATTCGCCGCTCGGTCGACGGCGCCGACGCGATGTCCTGA
- the rpmF gene encoding 50S ribosomal protein L32 gives MSRSNTRSRRAQWKAALPTLVRCNNPACRQPKLPHVVCPNCGTYDRRPVLSS, from the coding sequence ATGTCTCGAAGCAATACCCGCAGCCGCCGCGCCCAGTGGAAGGCAGCCCTTCCCACCTTGGTGCGTTGCAACAATCCCGCGTGCCGTCAGCCGAAGTTGCCGCACGTCGTGTGTCCGAACTGCGGAACGTACGACCGGCGTCCGGTGTTGAGCAGCTGA
- a CDS encoding YceD family protein, with protein MIEDDQPAGHADAHGILDGGSVSDAGPPWGTATTTVTSRRSMAQGAGDRTHRGAGPLVVDIREIAYRPGRMRKVSRVVPAPADLRGELIHVPDGSDLALDVQIESVREGVWVSGTAQVSLTGECARCLEAFDTELVVELEQLFVYPGHRVADDDEIGEVVDEAIDLEPVVHDAVVLALPLAPLCRDDCPGLCPRCGVALATVSEHRHPEEIDARWEALRTLADGLG; from the coding sequence TTGATCGAGGACGATCAACCGGCCGGGCATGCCGATGCGCACGGTATCCTCGATGGCGGCTCCGTCTCGGACGCCGGTCCCCCGTGGGGCACGGCGACTACGACGGTCACCTCCAGGAGATCAATGGCGCAAGGAGCAGGAGACCGGACGCATCGCGGCGCTGGGCCGCTTGTGGTCGACATTCGGGAGATCGCCTACCGTCCCGGCCGCATGCGTAAGGTGTCCCGCGTCGTCCCTGCGCCGGCAGATCTTCGAGGCGAGCTGATCCACGTGCCTGACGGCAGCGACCTCGCACTCGACGTCCAGATTGAGTCGGTGCGCGAGGGTGTCTGGGTGTCGGGGACGGCTCAGGTCTCCCTGACCGGAGAGTGCGCTCGCTGTCTCGAGGCCTTCGACACCGAGCTGGTGGTCGAACTCGAGCAGTTGTTCGTCTACCCCGGTCACCGGGTGGCGGACGACGACGAGATCGGCGAAGTGGTCGACGAGGCCATTGATCTCGAGCCGGTGGTGCACGACGCCGTCGTGCTCGCCTTGCCGCTCGCGCCGTTGTGCCGCGATGATTGCCCTGGGCTCTGTCCGCGGTGCGGGGTGGCACTCGCAACGGTGTCCGAGCACCGGCATCCGGAGGAGATCGACGCTAGGTGGGAGGCATTGCGCACCCTGGCCGATGGTCTCGGCTGA
- the coaD gene encoding pantetheine-phosphate adenylyltransferase codes for MRKAVCPGSFDPVTNGHLDIISRAAALYDEVTVAVLVNKAKRALFSVEERMDMVREATAQYPNVVVESFSGLLVDFCRARGIPVIIKGLRAVSDFDYELQMAQMNHSLAGVETLFLSTNPLYSFLSSSLVKEVAAYGGDVSTLIPDSVARRLRTRLFDPSREPDH; via the coding sequence GTGCGTAAGGCGGTCTGTCCGGGATCGTTCGATCCGGTGACCAACGGTCACCTCGACATCATTTCCCGCGCCGCCGCGCTGTACGACGAGGTGACCGTCGCCGTCCTGGTGAATAAGGCGAAACGTGCACTTTTCTCCGTCGAGGAACGGATGGACATGGTGCGGGAAGCCACCGCGCAGTACCCCAACGTGGTTGTGGAATCCTTCAGTGGCTTGCTCGTCGATTTTTGTCGTGCTCGTGGAATTCCGGTCATTATCAAGGGCTTGCGCGCGGTGAGCGATTTCGACTACGAATTGCAGATGGCTCAGATGAATCACAGTCTTGCGGGCGTCGAAACCCTGTTTTTATCAACGAATCCGCTGTACAGCTTCTTGTCGTCCAGCCTGGTCAAGGAAGTCGCCGCATACGGGGGCGATGTGTCCACTCTCATCCCCGATTCGGTCGCCCGGCGGCTTCGCACCCGCCTCTTCGACCCAAGCCGCGAGCCGGACCATTGA
- the rsmD gene encoding 16S rRNA (guanine(966)-N(2))-methyltransferase RsmD, which translates to MPRIIAGRAGGLQIAAPPVGTRPTSDRVREALFSTLESFGGVQDRVFLDCYAGSGAVGLEAWSRGAARVIFVESSATAVRALRANVTRVRAVGAVEIHPRDAAVVAQELAAGSVDVLFADPPYLLPAAKLAEVLRSFLTRGVLTADAVVIVERSRRDPWQWPTGLEALQERHYGETALHYARLARDGSNG; encoded by the coding sequence GTGCCACGGATCATTGCCGGACGCGCGGGCGGCTTGCAGATTGCGGCGCCGCCCGTTGGCACGCGGCCGACGTCGGACCGCGTGCGCGAGGCGCTGTTCTCAACGCTGGAGTCTTTTGGCGGCGTCCAGGACCGGGTGTTCCTTGACTGCTACGCCGGTTCGGGCGCGGTTGGGCTGGAAGCCTGGTCCCGGGGAGCGGCGCGGGTGATCTTTGTGGAGAGTTCCGCTACGGCGGTGCGGGCGCTCCGCGCGAATGTGACCCGCGTCCGGGCGGTCGGCGCCGTTGAGATCCATCCGCGCGACGCAGCAGTGGTCGCCCAGGAGCTGGCCGCCGGCAGTGTCGACGTCCTCTTCGCAGACCCGCCGTACCTGCTCCCCGCGGCGAAGCTCGCCGAGGTGTTACGCAGTTTCTTGACCCGCGGGGTGCTGACGGCGGACGCCGTCGTGATTGTCGAGCGGAGCAGGCGGGATCCGTGGCAGTGGCCGACGGGTCTGGAGGCGCTCCAGGAGCGGCACTACGGTGAGACAGCGTTGCACTACGCCCGCCTTGCCCGGGACGGATCGAACGGTTGA
- a CDS encoding ATP-dependent DNA helicase RecG, which produces MAVRDELRLPLRQVLGGRTAAALARLGLDTVGDLLTYFPRRYHQRGELTPLRELRDDEHATIFAEILSVRERRLSGHRRMYDVVVTDGDEKLKLRFFNLTNWQLEKLAVGGRGFFSGKVTRFKGERQIVHPEMEFVDPDTDPAFASAIIPVYPAAEHISSGMIWRAVRHVLDTLDISEDPLPADIRRRHNLVTLRRALENMHRPADLADVATGRRRFTFQEAFVFQLALGLRRRMMQAEQAVPRPRRRGGLLDAFDAALPFALTEGQRRAGADIEADLAAPHPMHRLLHGEVGSGKTLVALRAMLTVVDAGGQAALLAPTEVLAMQHYQTITRLLGSLALAGQLGGAETATRVALITGSVTGGARRELLDAIAAGEVGIVVGTHALLYDTVRFADLGLVVVDEQHRFGVEQRAALRTKGSDGTVPHVLVMTATPIPRTVALTVYGDLDISVLRERPSGDPKVDTFVVPLSEKPAWAERVWARVREEAAAGRQVYVICPRISTGEDDTGDESDDIVVPAEPADNGRLPGLSGAGRPPRVRRAAAVDEVAATLRDGPLRGLRIGTLHGRMDAAAKDAVLADFSAGRLDVLVATTVVEVGVDVPNASMMVILDADRFGVSQLHQLRGRIGRAGQRAVCLLVTEAPADTAAYARLTGVAATCDGFRLAELDLEQRGEGTVRDVVQHGRSDFRFLSLLRHRDVIETARAEAEQLIAADPELTQHPGLANAVAPLLADDRLRYVDIA; this is translated from the coding sequence ATGGCGGTCCGCGACGAACTGCGCCTCCCGCTCCGGCAGGTCCTCGGCGGCCGGACCGCTGCGGCCCTCGCGCGGCTCGGGCTCGACACCGTCGGTGACCTGCTCACCTACTTTCCACGCCGGTACCACCAGCGCGGCGAACTGACGCCGCTCCGGGAATTGCGCGACGACGAACACGCCACGATATTCGCCGAAATTCTGTCCGTGCGGGAACGGCGGCTGAGCGGCCATCGGCGGATGTACGACGTCGTCGTCACGGACGGCGACGAGAAGCTGAAGCTGCGATTCTTCAATCTCACCAATTGGCAGTTGGAAAAACTCGCCGTCGGCGGCCGCGGCTTTTTCTCCGGTAAAGTCACCCGGTTCAAAGGGGAGCGGCAAATCGTTCACCCCGAGATGGAGTTCGTGGACCCGGACACGGATCCCGCTTTCGCGAGCGCGATCATCCCGGTGTACCCGGCTGCGGAGCACATATCGAGCGGCATGATTTGGCGGGCGGTCCGCCATGTGCTGGACACCCTCGACATCAGCGAGGATCCGCTGCCGGCCGACATCCGCCGTCGCCACAATCTGGTCACGCTGCGCCGCGCCTTGGAGAACATGCACCGGCCGGCTGACCTGGCCGACGTTGCGACGGGACGGCGCCGTTTTACCTTCCAGGAGGCATTTGTCTTCCAGCTGGCGCTCGGTTTGCGCCGGCGGATGATGCAGGCGGAGCAGGCAGTGCCGCGGCCGCGGCGTCGCGGGGGCTTGCTCGATGCCTTTGACGCCGCGCTTCCCTTCGCCTTGACCGAGGGCCAGCGACGCGCGGGTGCTGACATCGAAGCCGATTTGGCTGCGCCGCATCCAATGCACCGGCTGCTGCACGGTGAGGTGGGATCCGGCAAGACGCTCGTGGCGTTGCGGGCCATGCTGACGGTGGTGGATGCCGGCGGGCAGGCGGCGCTGCTTGCGCCCACGGAAGTCCTTGCCATGCAGCACTACCAGACCATCACCCGCCTGCTCGGCTCGCTGGCCCTTGCCGGTCAGCTCGGTGGCGCCGAGACGGCGACGCGGGTAGCGTTGATCACCGGTTCCGTCACCGGCGGTGCGCGGCGGGAGCTGCTCGACGCGATTGCGGCCGGGGAGGTTGGGATTGTCGTCGGAACCCACGCCCTCCTTTACGACACTGTGCGGTTCGCCGACCTCGGATTGGTGGTGGTCGACGAGCAGCATCGGTTCGGCGTCGAGCAGCGCGCCGCCCTGCGAACGAAGGGTTCCGATGGAACCGTGCCGCACGTGCTGGTCATGACGGCCACGCCGATTCCGCGGACGGTCGCGCTCACCGTCTACGGTGATCTCGACATCTCGGTGCTCCGGGAACGCCCGTCCGGCGACCCGAAGGTTGACACGTTCGTCGTTCCACTGAGTGAGAAGCCGGCCTGGGCGGAGCGGGTCTGGGCCCGGGTCCGCGAAGAGGCGGCGGCCGGCCGCCAGGTCTACGTGATCTGCCCGCGGATCAGCACAGGCGAGGACGACACCGGTGACGAGAGCGACGACATCGTCGTCCCGGCCGAACCTGCCGACAACGGCAGGCTGCCCGGGCTTTCCGGCGCCGGCCGGCCGCCTCGGGTCCGCCGCGCGGCCGCGGTCGACGAGGTGGCGGCGACCCTGCGGGACGGACCGCTCCGCGGACTGCGGATCGGGACCCTGCACGGGCGGATGGACGCAGCCGCGAAGGACGCCGTGCTGGCGGACTTCTCGGCCGGCCGTCTCGACGTGCTCGTTGCGACGACGGTTGTTGAGGTCGGCGTCGACGTGCCCAACGCGTCCATGATGGTGATTCTGGACGCCGACCGATTCGGCGTCTCCCAACTGCACCAGCTGCGTGGGCGGATCGGACGGGCCGGGCAGCGCGCGGTGTGTCTGCTCGTTACCGAGGCGCCGGCCGACACCGCGGCGTATGCACGGCTGACCGGCGTTGCCGCAACCTGCGACGGCTTTCGCCTTGCTGAGCTGGACCTCGAGCAGCGCGGCGAGGGTACGGTTCGGGATGTCGTCCAGCACGGTCGGAGCGATTTCCGGTTCCTCTCCCTGCTTCGGCACCGGGACGTCATCGAAACCGCCCGGGCCGAGGCCGAGCAGCTGATCGCAGCGGATCCTGAGCTCACCCAGCATCCGGGTCTCGCGAACGCCGTCGCGCCGTTGTTGGCCGACGACCGACTGCGGTACGTCGACATCGCGTGA
- a CDS encoding DAK2 domain-containing protein, with translation MLYRLDGAAVRRWWSHAVDILGVLRTEIDALNVFPVADADTGTNLYRTLHAGLPSGDDDGGDLRATARRCVLHACGSSGAILGAFLTGLAGAAQLPWDGARLADALARGAAAAYGAVAEPVAGTMLSVLQAAAHAAADSAEAGGTVADVSDAAVDAARTALLRTPEELPVLRAAGVVDAGGCGVLVIYEALRDVVHDHSDRRPGRMSMDQLLGVDRERLSSGAARTAASGVRCHADRDVEVMYTWQGTEENAAALRADLQAIGADVVLAGLDGVWQVHVHTAHPDQAIAAGSRNGVVSASRITGITAGEAVPDDEGDPAPGR, from the coding sequence ATGCTGTACCGGCTCGACGGCGCAGCGGTTCGCCGCTGGTGGTCGCACGCCGTCGACATCCTCGGCGTGCTGCGTACCGAGATCGACGCCCTCAATGTCTTCCCCGTCGCAGACGCGGACACTGGGACGAACCTCTACCGCACCCTCCACGCCGGCCTGCCATCCGGTGACGACGACGGTGGCGATCTCCGCGCGACGGCGCGCCGCTGTGTGCTGCACGCATGCGGAAGCTCGGGCGCCATCCTCGGCGCATTCCTCACCGGGCTCGCCGGTGCGGCGCAACTGCCGTGGGACGGCGCCCGGTTGGCGGACGCGCTGGCTCGTGGTGCCGCCGCCGCGTATGGCGCGGTGGCGGAGCCGGTAGCCGGGACGATGCTCAGCGTGCTGCAGGCGGCAGCCCACGCAGCAGCCGATTCCGCCGAGGCAGGCGGGACGGTGGCGGACGTGTCGGACGCCGCCGTCGACGCCGCGCGAACCGCCCTGCTCCGGACGCCGGAGGAGCTCCCGGTGCTCCGCGCCGCCGGAGTGGTGGACGCCGGCGGCTGCGGCGTCCTCGTCATCTACGAGGCGCTCCGCGACGTGGTGCACGATCACAGCGACCGGAGACCGGGCCGGATGTCGATGGACCAGCTGCTCGGCGTGGATCGGGAACGGCTGTCCAGCGGAGCGGCACGCACAGCGGCGTCCGGCGTCCGGTGCCATGCGGACCGCGACGTTGAGGTGATGTACACCTGGCAGGGCACTGAGGAGAACGCGGCCGCCCTGAGAGCGGACCTGCAGGCCATCGGCGCCGACGTCGTCCTCGCCGGTCTGGACGGCGTCTGGCAGGTCCACGTGCATACCGCGCACCCGGATCAGGCAATTGCCGCCGGCAGCCGGAACGGCGTGGTCTCCGCCTCGCGGATTACCGGAATCACGGCAGGTGAAGCCGTCCCGGACGACGAGGGTGACCCGGCACCCGGTCGGTGA
- the rpmB gene encoding 50S ribosomal protein L28 yields the protein MAAVCDICGKGPGFGMAVSHSHRRTHRRWNPNIQRVRALIGRGTYKRINVCTSCLKAGKVTR from the coding sequence GTGGCAGCTGTCTGCGACATCTGCGGCAAGGGGCCGGGTTTCGGCATGGCCGTCTCGCACTCGCACCGGCGCACCCACCGGCGCTGGAACCCGAACATCCAGCGGGTCCGGGCGCTGATCGGCCGCGGGACCTACAAGCGCATCAACGTCTGCACCTCTTGCCTGAAGGCTGGCAAGGTCACCCGGTAA
- the thiD gene encoding bifunctional hydroxymethylpyrimidine kinase/phosphomethylpyrimidine kinase: protein MAARPRVLAIAGSDPSAGAGLQADLKTMFACGVYGMTVVTAVTAQNSRGVSAVWPVPPEAVAAQLDAVLGDIGVDAVKIGMLARADTVHVVADRLAALDVPIIVDPVGFASHGEPLADTDARAVLRSRLLPLATLVTPNLAEAAELAGVTVHEETDLELAAWAMKTLGPEWVLVKGGHLAGDAVDALYDGVTVRFFRSPRIATAHTHGTGCTLASAIASYLARGYSVPDAVGRAKDAVTAAIAGGFPLGSGTGPVDHDRLLDFR from the coding sequence ATGGCAGCAAGACCGCGGGTTCTCGCGATCGCGGGGTCTGACCCATCGGCCGGCGCGGGTCTGCAGGCCGACCTGAAAACGATGTTCGCGTGCGGGGTGTACGGCATGACGGTCGTGACGGCGGTGACGGCACAGAATTCCCGTGGCGTCTCCGCCGTGTGGCCGGTACCCCCCGAGGCGGTCGCGGCACAGCTCGACGCTGTCCTGGGGGACATTGGGGTGGACGCCGTGAAAATCGGCATGTTGGCACGCGCAGACACCGTGCACGTGGTTGCTGATCGGCTTGCCGCACTCGACGTTCCGATCATCGTCGATCCGGTGGGGTTCGCCAGCCACGGTGAACCGCTGGCCGACACCGACGCGCGGGCTGTGTTGCGGAGCCGGCTGCTGCCACTCGCCACGCTGGTCACGCCGAACCTTGCCGAAGCGGCCGAACTCGCGGGCGTCACGGTGCACGAGGAAACAGACCTCGAACTCGCGGCGTGGGCGATGAAGACCCTTGGGCCGGAGTGGGTGCTCGTCAAGGGCGGCCATCTGGCGGGCGACGCAGTCGATGCGCTGTACGACGGTGTCACCGTCCGGTTTTTCCGGAGTCCCCGCATCGCGACCGCGCACACCCACGGGACCGGGTGCACCCTCGCCAGCGCCATCGCGAGTTACCTTGCCCGGGGCTACTCGGTGCCTGACGCGGTCGGACGGGCGAAGGACGCCGTCACCGCGGCGATCGCCGGGGGCTTCCCGCTGGGCTCGGGTACCGGGCCGGTCGACCACGATCGATTGCTGGATTTTCGGTAG
- a CDS encoding thiamine-phosphate kinase, translated as MSIADVGEFGLIARIIERLTSNAATLLGPGDDAAVVAVPDGRVVVTTDLLVDGRHFRRDWSTPYDVGRKAAAQNMADIAAMGAVPVALVVGLATPPDIPAFWAERLADGLREEAARTGAAVVGGDVVRSDTVVVAVTALGDLQGRTPVTRGGARPGDVVAVIGRLGWAEAGLAALRRGFRTPRAAVEAHRRPEPPYEAGPIAADRGATSMIDVSDGLLGDLGHVAVASRIRIDVESAALPVADVVAEVAAACGVDPLRWVLTGGEDHALAATFPDRAAVPDGWVVIGRAHEPAGETGDVVVDGRRYPGSGFSHFAADA; from the coding sequence ATCAGTATCGCAGATGTCGGTGAATTCGGCCTCATTGCTCGCATCATCGAGCGGTTGACGAGCAATGCGGCCACGCTGCTCGGCCCAGGAGACGATGCCGCGGTCGTCGCCGTCCCCGACGGGCGGGTGGTTGTCACCACGGATCTGCTCGTCGACGGCCGGCATTTTCGGCGGGACTGGTCGACGCCGTACGACGTGGGGCGCAAGGCGGCCGCCCAGAACATGGCGGACATCGCTGCGATGGGCGCGGTTCCTGTCGCTCTGGTCGTCGGTCTGGCGACACCGCCGGACATTCCGGCTTTCTGGGCCGAACGACTTGCGGACGGCCTTCGCGAGGAAGCAGCGCGGACCGGGGCCGCGGTGGTCGGTGGGGATGTCGTTCGCTCGGACACCGTGGTGGTCGCGGTGACGGCGCTTGGGGATTTGCAGGGCCGGACGCCGGTTACCCGCGGCGGCGCCCGTCCCGGGGACGTCGTCGCGGTGATTGGCCGGTTGGGCTGGGCGGAGGCCGGTTTGGCGGCGCTGCGCCGTGGTTTTCGCACGCCGCGGGCGGCGGTGGAGGCGCATCGTCGCCCGGAGCCGCCGTACGAGGCAGGCCCGATCGCCGCGGACCGCGGCGCCACCTCGATGATCGACGTCAGTGACGGTCTGCTCGGCGACCTCGGGCATGTCGCGGTCGCCAGCCGGATCCGGATTGACGTCGAGTCAGCGGCGCTGCCGGTCGCCGACGTGGTCGCGGAGGTAGCCGCCGCCTGCGGTGTCGATCCGCTCCGCTGGGTGTTGACCGGCGGCGAGGATCACGCTCTGGCTGCCACGTTTCCGGATCGGGCCGCCGTTCCGGACGGCTGGGTGGTGATCGGCCGGGCGCACGAGCCCGCCGGCGAGACCGGGGATGTCGTCGTCGACGGCCGGCGGTACCCGGGAAGTGGGTTCAGCCACTTCGCCGCCGATGCCTGA
- a CDS encoding Lrp/AsnC family transcriptional regulator, which yields MTVSAYILIQTEVGKAAQVAREVAAIPGVTSAEDVTGPYDVIVRAEAADIDEMGQMVVARVQSVPGITRTLTCPVVHLRS from the coding sequence ATGACGGTTTCGGCGTACATCCTTATTCAAACGGAAGTCGGTAAAGCGGCACAGGTCGCCCGTGAGGTCGCGGCGATACCGGGTGTCACCTCCGCCGAGGACGTGACCGGACCGTACGACGTCATCGTGCGCGCCGAAGCGGCGGATATCGACGAAATGGGGCAGATGGTCGTCGCGCGGGTGCAGAGCGTTCCCGGTATCACCCGGACGCTGACCTGTCCCGTCGTCCACCTCCGGTCGTAG